In Ignavibacteriales bacterium, the following are encoded in one genomic region:
- a CDS encoding choice-of-anchor D domain-containing protein: MVKYIIILNLLLLSAATGQNTIWIDSVQSPPRQTVQFSVKVENSLPFVAFQFDVELPNVLTYITGSAQLTSRANGHQLAVTLLDQSTIRIVCYSLTLNPFSGNTGTILTFNAATSAKPGTFNLSFIDPILGDSSENNILTNSRSGQYLLLAPDIKLDVDSLDFGSIPLLQSSVRTITITNQGNQPLSMTDLNSTHPEIYFEDTSQIVIPASGFINRVARFQPLVKGNKSGTLRITSDDPDDTLKIVHTSAHAYAVNEVRIGSTFGRSGYETILKVRINNMEPFTAFEFTLALPSVVKFIPGSPQLTTRKVDHLISADTITGNRLRIIAFSPTNSIFSDIDGDIAELTFQVEGAGGIYPIPISNALIGDSTVSNILSASYGGTVEIASPKIHFDSSIINFGNVSIFDTALASIQISNIGSDSLKINSITGGDSTFWIESIFPLYLPPSSSTQLLFLFHNKEKGIYSKRFTLLHNDVTTNPSYIDLAATVFIPNRLHVISASGEQNTVIPISFGIANDEEFVGFQFDVALPPSIIFQTGTVQLSLRAQDHSVSASILSNGDIRILAFSLTQAAFLDDSGEVVRFNVNLPTDTGIYPVELKNIIIGNTANQNIASGFDNGTLEVKINTSVDEMTDLPSNFALTQNYPNPFNPSTIINYQLPIDNWVTLKIYNVLGVEIATLVNEDKKMGRYEAVFDGSSASGGLTSGVYYYRLIAGDYVSTKKFVLLK; the protein is encoded by the coding sequence ATGGTCAAATACATAATCATATTAAACCTACTGCTGCTATCTGCCGCTACGGGACAAAATACAATTTGGATCGATAGTGTTCAATCTCCACCAAGACAAACTGTTCAGTTTTCAGTAAAAGTTGAAAACTCACTACCATTTGTAGCTTTCCAATTTGATGTTGAACTGCCAAATGTCCTGACATATATTACAGGTTCTGCACAGCTTACATCAAGAGCGAATGGACATCAGCTTGCTGTCACTCTATTGGATCAAAGCACAATAAGAATCGTTTGTTATTCTTTAACTCTCAATCCTTTTTCGGGAAATACTGGAACTATACTGACATTTAATGCTGCCACAAGCGCTAAGCCGGGGACTTTCAATCTATCATTTATCGATCCAATTCTCGGCGATTCATCAGAAAATAATATTCTGACCAACTCACGATCAGGACAGTATCTACTCCTGGCTCCTGATATTAAATTGGATGTTGATTCGCTTGACTTTGGAAGCATTCCGTTATTGCAATCATCAGTCCGCACAATCACAATTACAAATCAGGGTAACCAACCACTCTCTATGACGGACCTAAATTCCACTCATCCCGAAATTTATTTTGAAGACACTAGCCAAATAGTAATACCAGCAAGTGGTTTTATCAATCGGGTAGCGCGTTTCCAACCGTTGGTTAAGGGAAATAAGTCGGGGACACTAAGAATTACCAGCGATGATCCGGATGATACCTTAAAAATTGTTCATACATCTGCTCACGCGTACGCTGTGAATGAAGTTAGGATCGGTTCTACATTTGGCAGGTCAGGATATGAAACAATCCTCAAAGTTCGCATAAATAACATGGAACCGTTCACGGCTTTCGAGTTTACGCTCGCACTTCCATCGGTGGTGAAGTTTATTCCCGGCTCGCCTCAACTTACTACAAGAAAAGTCGACCATCTGATCTCCGCTGATACGATCACAGGTAACAGATTAAGAATCATTGCTTTCTCTCCGACCAATAGTATTTTTTCAGACATTGATGGCGACATTGCTGAGTTAACGTTTCAAGTCGAAGGAGCCGGAGGTATCTATCCAATTCCAATAAGCAATGCATTGATCGGAGATTCTACAGTTTCAAATATTCTTTCAGCATCATATGGAGGAACAGTCGAGATTGCTTCACCAAAAATTCACTTCGATAGCAGTATAATTAATTTTGGGAATGTATCAATATTTGATACTGCTCTCGCTTCAATACAAATTTCCAATATCGGCAGCGATAGTTTAAAAATAAATTCTATTACGGGCGGAGATTCTACTTTTTGGATAGAATCTATATTTCCACTTTATTTGCCTCCTTCTTCCTCGACTCAACTTCTTTTTCTATTTCATAATAAGGAAAAAGGGATTTATTCTAAGAGATTTACATTACTCCATAATGATGTTACAACAAATCCATCGTACATCGATCTTGCAGCAACGGTTTTTATTCCGAATCGCTTGCATGTTATATCTGCATCAGGAGAACAAAACACAGTAATACCGATTTCATTTGGAATTGCTAACGATGAAGAGTTCGTTGGATTTCAATTCGATGTGGCTCTACCGCCATCGATAATATTTCAAACTGGAACAGTACAATTAAGTTTGAGAGCGCAGGATCACTCTGTCTCCGCAAGCATTCTTTCGAATGGCGATATAAGAATTCTAGCTTTCTCACTGACGCAAGCTGCATTTCTCGACGATTCTGGAGAAGTAGTAAGATTTAATGTTAATCTCCCAACAGATACCGGCATTTACCCAGTAGAACTCAAAAATATCATTATCGGAAATACGGCAAATCAAAATATCGCATCGGGTTTTGACAACGGAACTCTCGAAGTTAAAATCAATACTTCTGTTGATGAAATGACCGATTTGCCATCAAACTTTGCTCTAACCCAAAACTATCCCAATCCCTTTAATCCGTCAACAATTATCAATTATCAATTACCAATTGACAATTGGGTGACATTGAAGATATATAATGTTTTGGGTGTGGAGATTGCAACATTGGTGAATGAAGATAAGAAGATGGGAAGATATGAAGCTGTGTTCGATGGATCGTCCGCCTCCGGCGGATTAACAAGCGGTGTGTATTACTACCGTCTCATTGCAGGTGATTATGTATCGACAAAGAAATTCGTACTTCTTAAATGA
- a CDS encoding T9SS type A sorting domain-containing protein, whose translation MNKKIFTQFIIVSYTILAIHVAFSQNTNVIWYSFNMRYAELKSGNTMVKSVVGQNFVGTTQQSNTQIISGFLADTLFRNTVLDGKNQEQLPASYSLWQNYPNPFNPTTTIHFELPKESHVNLKVYNMLGQEVLMVLDEQKDARRYDLRIDGTLLASGVFFYRLVAGDYVSTKKLLLLK comes from the coding sequence ATGAATAAGAAAATCTTTACTCAATTTATTATAGTCTCATACACTATCTTGGCCATCCATGTTGCCTTTTCTCAAAACACAAATGTCATTTGGTATTCTTTCAACATGCGATATGCTGAACTAAAATCCGGGAACACCATGGTCAAATCAGTTGTCGGGCAAAACTTTGTCGGCACAACTCAGCAATCAAACACACAAATTATAAGCGGCTTTCTCGCCGATACATTATTCAGAAACACAGTTCTTGATGGAAAGAATCAAGAACAACTGCCTGCCTCTTACTCGCTCTGGCAAAACTATCCGAATCCCTTCAACCCAACAACTACAATACACTTCGAGCTTCCGAAAGAATCGCATGTAAATCTGAAAGTGTATAACATGCTTGGACAGGAAGTGCTTATGGTTTTAGATGAACAGAAGGATGCTAGAAGATATGATTTGAGAATCGATGGAACGCTATTAGCAAGCGGTGTATTTTTCTACCGTCTCGTGGCGGGTGATTATGTTTCTACAAAGAAGCTTCTACTTCTTAAATAG
- a CDS encoding S8 family serine peptidase, translating into MKTTILVLVLMLCHTLALSQPQLFTNNSSTEAKYERGVVLVKFKDDVEMPINKEGRLGKLAATNVQEKFTKYGIVKGETLFKKAKRGEPIKKVRSFSGNEHEAASLYNIFRLHFDPKYDAKTVAEDLSKLDGVIYAEPDFIVNALETIPNDPYYNQQGYLSTIKAPAAWDTTKGDTTQIIGILDTGVDWDHPDLIQKNKINWQELNGISGVDDDGNGYVDDIRGWDFINNDNNPNDDNSHGTHVAGIAAARTDNNTGVAGVSWGAKILPVKILQSTGHGSASTVAQGVDYARILGATVINLSLGTYSESITLRTALENAYSTAVLVASAGNDDNPIEYDPVRRREAAPMFPACYGWVIGVEATKQTYDEKYGYRATFSNYDPSGPVSFTNNFGYNYELKAPGVLIYNTLPNGQYGSLSGTSMAAPMVSGAVTLLKSHHPGMSNELLLGNLINGLGNTLDIFASMNQHPTPNLQYISHTLIDTLAGGDRDNRPDAGETIQIWLTVQNTWGDADSIWTKLRLNPLEDPSVASITDSTSFIINGLSTYATATGEADPFIVQLASDLANNRQIGFNYEIGCKNSGVKKTGSFNLTIQKGQEISGVYIGSLHLTEDNFYIVSSSAVIDSLIIDPGCEIHFAQNTSIYVNKFLFAQGTPEKMILFTNNGSGYCKGIRNFSGQTAQLKYCIFEYGGLVDGRFEDCIFRYNSAEIRGPIFQYNGDLVVIRSNFIDNNSYVDGLLNTSVFENNVIVHNNSNGEPAFSSSPLPSNTHRNNIIFDNKGPSYSLRFWGGWGTYHAPPQYYGTTKKSEIEALILDFFENDIYPVILGDSALTVPPALAHGIVWEVLLNGKNPHEETLDPIGIETVRFDVRFNRSMDTKHPPIVTFGVREPFTQHMVEDSTGWSSDSTMWHGYYTMGLETGDGINTVRVSGAKDTDHFDIPIEDTRFKLVIDAAGSAANEFLATADVGKVILNWPKAPTDDVLGYNMYRYYNLTDSTYSSIERINTNLITDTMYIDYSVIPDTTYHYQYKILGTDMVESDYSKTIVATPIKASSGDANGDLAVNVLDIMSIVSYILGQNPQPFLLEASDINDDSLVNVLDIIGVVNIILGGFEKTPTIASTGNATIELTADQLNLSTDVPVAGIQFKLRGSGVDELQFIPKSVLGSFEVVSGMQGDSSRTFILFSMSGAAIQIGQHTLGTFSGIHSGISITEAVISNSQGQNIITSVFDNGVPLIPTEYYLSQNYPNPFNSSTKILYGLPERSEVKIYVHNILGQQVKMFELGELNAGRYEVLWEGKNNSENSVASGIYFYRFVTPKYTQVKKLVLIK; encoded by the coding sequence ATGAAAACAACTATTCTTGTTTTGGTGCTGATGTTATGTCACACTCTGGCCCTAAGCCAGCCACAACTTTTTACAAACAATTCGTCAACCGAAGCGAAATACGAACGAGGAGTGGTATTAGTAAAATTTAAAGATGACGTGGAAATGCCCATCAATAAAGAGGGCCGTTTGGGTAAGTTAGCAGCTACAAATGTCCAGGAGAAGTTTACCAAGTACGGTATCGTAAAAGGAGAAACGCTGTTCAAGAAAGCTAAGCGGGGAGAACCGATAAAAAAAGTACGGAGTTTTTCCGGGAATGAGCACGAAGCCGCAAGTCTGTACAATATTTTCCGCTTACACTTCGATCCAAAGTATGATGCAAAAACTGTTGCTGAAGATCTATCCAAGTTAGATGGTGTGATTTACGCTGAGCCCGATTTCATTGTTAATGCTTTGGAAACCATTCCTAACGATCCATACTATAATCAACAGGGATACTTATCTACGATAAAAGCACCTGCTGCCTGGGATACAACAAAAGGTGATACGACACAAATCATCGGGATACTGGATACCGGTGTAGATTGGGATCATCCGGATCTAATTCAAAAAAACAAAATTAATTGGCAGGAATTAAATGGAATTTCGGGAGTAGATGACGATGGAAACGGTTATGTAGATGACATCCGCGGCTGGGATTTCATAAACAACGACAACAATCCGAATGACGATAACAGTCACGGCACACATGTGGCTGGGATAGCAGCCGCGCGAACGGATAACAATACCGGTGTTGCCGGTGTAAGCTGGGGCGCAAAAATTCTGCCGGTGAAGATTCTGCAAAGCACAGGTCACGGCAGTGCCAGTACAGTGGCACAGGGTGTGGATTATGCTCGTATACTCGGCGCAACTGTCATCAACCTGAGCTTGGGAACATATTCCGAATCAATAACATTAAGAACGGCATTGGAGAATGCATATTCAACAGCGGTGCTCGTTGCCTCAGCTGGGAATGATGATAATCCGATAGAGTACGACCCTGTTCGCAGGCGTGAAGCTGCACCAATGTTTCCGGCGTGCTATGGATGGGTTATTGGTGTTGAAGCGACAAAGCAAACTTATGATGAAAAATATGGTTATCGTGCGACATTTTCTAATTACGATCCGAGCGGACCTGTTTCATTCACCAATAACTTCGGATACAATTATGAATTGAAAGCTCCGGGTGTTTTGATATATAACACTTTGCCTAACGGACAATATGGTTCTCTCTCAGGTACTTCAATGGCAGCACCAATGGTTTCTGGTGCAGTAACACTTTTGAAAAGCCACCACCCTGGAATGTCGAATGAACTTCTTCTCGGGAATCTGATAAATGGTCTGGGTAACACATTAGATATTTTCGCCTCAATGAATCAACACCCAACTCCCAATCTGCAATACATCAGCCATACATTGATTGACACGTTAGCTGGAGGCGATAGGGATAATCGTCCAGATGCAGGAGAGACAATTCAAATTTGGCTGACTGTACAAAATACATGGGGAGATGCGGATAGTATCTGGACAAAGTTAAGATTGAATCCCCTTGAAGATCCTTCTGTAGCATCCATTACCGACAGCACAAGTTTTATTATCAATGGACTCTCGACTTACGCAACTGCTACAGGTGAAGCAGATCCGTTCATAGTACAATTAGCATCCGATCTCGCGAACAACAGGCAGATTGGTTTTAATTATGAAATCGGTTGTAAAAATAGTGGAGTAAAGAAGACGGGTAGTTTTAACCTGACGATACAAAAGGGGCAAGAAATTTCAGGTGTTTATATCGGTAGTTTACATCTGACGGAAGATAATTTCTACATCGTCTCTAGCAGTGCGGTCATAGACTCATTGATAATTGATCCTGGTTGTGAAATTCATTTTGCACAGAATACTTCAATATATGTAAACAAATTTCTATTTGCCCAGGGTACGCCAGAAAAGATGATATTATTTACCAACAACGGCAGCGGATATTGTAAAGGTATAAGGAACTTTAGTGGACAAACCGCTCAACTTAAATATTGCATATTTGAATATGGAGGGCTAGTAGATGGCCGTTTTGAAGACTGTATTTTCCGATATAACTCAGCCGAAATTAGAGGACCTATATTTCAGTATAATGGCGACTTAGTAGTGATTAGAAGCAACTTTATAGACAACAATAGTTACGTTGACGGTCTACTCAATACATCAGTTTTTGAAAACAATGTTATCGTGCATAACAATTCCAATGGCGAACCTGCTTTTTCATCAAGTCCGCTGCCTAGCAACACGCACAGAAACAACATCATCTTCGACAATAAAGGACCTTCCTACTCGCTTCGCTTTTGGGGTGGGTGGGGAACCTATCACGCGCCGCCGCAATATTATGGGACTACTAAAAAAAGTGAAATTGAAGCTTTAATACTCGATTTTTTTGAGAATGATATTTATCCAGTAATCTTAGGTGATAGCGCGCTAACTGTACCACCAGCGCTTGCTCATGGAATCGTTTGGGAAGTTCTTCTCAATGGAAAGAATCCGCACGAAGAAACTCTCGATCCCATTGGGATTGAAACCGTACGATTCGATGTTCGTTTTAACCGTTCTATGGATACCAAGCACCCACCAATTGTTACTTTTGGAGTTCGGGAGCCATTTACTCAACACATGGTCGAGGATAGCACCGGTTGGTCTTCTGATTCGACAATGTGGCATGGGTATTACACTATGGGGCTTGAGACCGGGGACGGGATTAATACGGTACGAGTCAGCGGCGCAAAGGATACAGATCATTTTGATATTCCAATCGAGGATACACGCTTCAAGCTCGTTATCGATGCAGCAGGATCAGCGGCAAATGAGTTTTTGGCAACTGCCGATGTCGGTAAAGTTATCCTCAATTGGCCCAAGGCACCGACAGATGATGTGTTGGGATACAATATGTATCGGTACTACAATCTTACCGACAGCACATACAGTTCTATTGAAAGAATCAACACGAATCTTATCACAGATACAATGTACATCGATTATTCGGTTATACCTGACACAACTTATCATTACCAATATAAAATTCTTGGTACCGACATGGTGGAAAGCGATTATTCCAAAACGATTGTTGCAACTCCGATTAAAGCTTCTTCAGGCGATGCCAACGGTGACCTTGCTGTAAATGTTCTCGACATCATGTCGATCGTTTCATATATACTCGGTCAAAATCCTCAACCATTTTTATTGGAGGCATCTGATATCAATGATGATAGTTTAGTTAATGTCCTGGATATAATCGGTGTTGTGAATATTATACTTGGCGGTTTTGAAAAGACTCCGACAATTGCTTCAACCGGTAATGCAACGATTGAACTAACTGCGGATCAACTTAATTTATCGACAGACGTTCCGGTGGCGGGAATTCAATTCAAACTTAGAGGTTCCGGTGTAGATGAATTGCAGTTTATTCCCAAAAGTGTACTTGGATCATTTGAAGTTGTCAGTGGCATGCAGGGTGATTCTTCGAGAACATTTATTTTATTCAGCATGTCGGGTGCTGCCATACAAATCGGACAACATACACTCGGCACATTCAGTGGAATCCATTCGGGTATATCCATTACAGAGGCAGTCATATCTAATTCACAAGGTCAAAACATAATAACATCGGTTTTTGACAACGGTGTACCGCTGATTCCAACGGAATATTATTTATCTCAAAACTATCCAAATCCATTCAACTCATCTACAAAAATACTATATGGACTTCCTGAACGAAGCGAAGTAAAGATTTATGTTCATAACATTCTTGGACAACAGGTTAAGATGTTTGAACTCGGAGAATTGAATGCAGGAAGATATGAAGTTCTGTGGGAAGGAAAGAATAACTCAGAGAATAGTGTGGCAAGTGGAATTTATTTTTATAGGTTTGTTACTCCAAAATATACACAAGTGAAGAAACTTGTCTTAATCAAATAG